In Lycium barbarum isolate Lr01 chromosome 9, ASM1917538v2, whole genome shotgun sequence, the DNA window GGCTTGAATCAAATTGAGTGCCATCAAGCAATGTACCCACGTAATGAACTGTAAACACCAGTAGCAAATTGTTAAATCAAACATAATTTTCATCCAAACTAAGGCCAAAAACTTCTCATTCAAAGCACccattcattacaacaacaacaaccaaacaaatTAGGATCAGCTATATGAATCCTTATCACATTGTTACATTTAAGCTCATCTCAACCCAATATTATAGATTCattgccaaagaaaaaaaaaatggttctACAAATTTAAATcaccaattttatttttttaataaaaagctCTTTTTTCGAAAAAAGATGCTAATCCAAACACAATTTCCATCCAAACTAAAGTAAAGCCAAAAACTTTCATAATTCTATCAATCAAAGCACCAATTAATACTACACCTCAATCCCAAACAAATTGGAGCAGGATATACAAATTGGGATCAAACTATATGAATCTTGATCATGTCAACTCCATTTGAGCACATCTCAAACCAACATTGTAAGGCCAAAAGCTTGCATAATTCTATCATTCAAACCACCATTACAACAAGTAGTACGCCTCAATCTCAAACAAATTGGGGTCGACTATATGCATCCTGATCATGCAGCTCCATTTAAACTCATCTCAAGTCAATATTATAAATTCATTgcccaagaaaaaaaattgttctaATAATTCAAAACCAATAAAAAAGCTCATTAAAGGAAGTGAGCTCACCTTCAACTTCATCATCTTTACTAGGTTTCTCCCAACCTTCACCTTCTTTTAAAAGTTTCTTTCTAATCCCAGTTTTACCAATCTCTTTCActtcatcaacattcataatcgGGTCGGGTACAGACGAATCATCCATACCCGTATCCATATCCATTTCTTCATTTGCAACCTTGTTAGAAGATGTTGGGAACTCAAAATCCTCATCCATAGCTTCCTTCTTTACACTAAAAAAACAACTTAAAGGGTATTCCCAAATTGTTGTAAAAAAGGTAAAAAGATGGGTTTTTTTGCAAGCAAATGTAGATTGAAGATGTGGGGTTTTCAAGATTTAATGAGAAATGCATAGCTGCTTGTGGGTTTATATTGAAGAGTGTCATTGCTTgttggggtgggtgggtgggtgggtctAGAGTGTTCTATGAGATgaaaggtctttttttttttaatttttttaaagaatCTGGAGAGTTCTAAGGAGTTCATCTATGGTGACTGACTACAGTTTAAAGATGGTTCTAGAATTTCTTAGTGTATTTGATTATGTAAATGAACtggtttaattaattaattaattaattagatttGATAATGTATGTAAGGTTGACTATTTCTTCACTTTCAAATCCTTCCAAATACAATGATTATGTGTATTTGTATGTATTTCCATGGAGGAAATGGATCAGTATGGGCCCCACTAGCTCTAGGAAGAGGATGACTTTTTtactttttccttttaaaaaaaaaaaaaattgaaaaggttGACTTATAAGTATTAACGATTTTATTTcaggattcgtgttgacttgaaTTATCTATACGCCTATACGGTTTAAATATGGATAAATACGAAATCCACGAAGGTTTCGTTTTATGGATGACAACAATAAAGCAAAGGGTCTAAGATTTTTAAATCCCTATCTACCAAGCAGTGATTCATAATTTTTATCCAACTGCCTATTTATCCAATCAAGGCCACACATTCTAGTATGATACCTAATGATCTTGCACTAATCAGACAAAAGGCCTTTGTTGTTCGGATTTTGTAAGAATATTGTCGCATCCAAGCATATCGATTTTGTCCAAATTACAACTTTTAGAAAATTCAACATGTATCCACAAATTTTTAAAAAGTCTGAATAACCTAGCAAGAAGCCAATTAAATCCGGCACTTGCTTTGATCAAGCCCCAAAAAAGTCGAGTTTTGTATACGCTATTCCAATTAGGGCTGTTCAAAATCAAACCGTAACCGATAACCCAACCACATAATTGACTTATTGGCTATTTAGTATTGGGTTACCGGATTAACGGTTGGTGAACGGATTAAAATCTTACAGTTAATGGTTTATCGGTGCAGGGGCGAATTACTTAATTTTCTTATCGGGTTAACCGTTAACTCGTAAAGAATTattatatttaatttttagtcctatatatataaaatatctaTAGTAAACCCTAATGCTAAAGCCCCATTCACTGTTTTATTCACTTGCTTAGGAAATAACTGCCACTAGATAAATATTATTCGGTCTCCTGCAATATACTTGAAATTAATTTCAGCTTAAAAAAAGAGTGTTAAATTGTTCTAATTGAACTTTGTCATTTAAGGCTGTGATTCTTTTGTTTGGTCCTCCTTATACAGGAAGAACCATGATTGCTAAGGCTGGGGCCACTGGAGGTCGTATAAATTTCATCAATATTTTCATTTTCAGTATTTTTCAATTTTGCATCAATATTTCATTGTCGATACACCGTCCGTTAACCACTCGATAATTGCTAATCcgataccgaaccaaccgatatcttatcggttggctagcggattagtacATTTAATAACCGATAACCGATAATCTGAACCGTTAAACTTAATTAACCGTCCGATAAGCCGCACTACTTCCAATCGTGCAAAATAGAAACAATTATAGTTATGGAGGCATATCCAAATGACCTCATGCTAATATCTCATCgatataggggggggggggggggggggttcctcTAGATGCAAGTGTGCGTTCCTACATATGCAACTGTGAATTTGGCAAAATCGAATTTACATGTTATTGGTGCTTCCTATATCACGTGTTGTATATATATCTCTAAATCTAAATATAGTATACTCCTATGCACACTCTCTACACCATCTGTAATTTTTGTTCTTCTCTAAGTAGTTTTACTTCcctcttatgctttatatatttcCTATAGCTTTTTACTTATTGCCTTCTTGTTGACACTTGGTGAACATGTTATATTGAGACAGATACATCTTTTATTTACGAAAAAGTTACACGATTAGGCAAATATTTAAATTGTATTTACGATACATAactataatttaaaaaaattatgaaatgtaCCTACATTTTGAATTTTGTAACAATAGGCACCATACACATACGTAACTGTGTGCGTTGATACAACTTTTTTGCACGATATCAACTGATATCCGCCTGACACAGCTTATACGCATCTAATACAACTGATATCTGCCTAAATACAATTGATACCCGCCTGATATAATTAATACCGCCTTGATACAACTTTTCCGCTTGATAAAGTAACTGTAGCTATGTTTCGTTAATTTTAAggtaaatataaaaaattaaattgtctttctcttgatatgttaaagtGGATAAGTGACCAGAGCAAGTATTTGtctaggcgtttggacatgcgatttcacgTCATGATTTCaagtcatgagatgaaatcaacgtttggacatgcgatgAGACGAAATCCCAAATCACCAAAAAATGTatgattttaaaaaatttaaatgtaaaacttgacccataaatttatattttctaaaaaaagacccataagttggtagattttcttaacaattactcccaccaaccatttaccaacctcattaacttctacCAAGAGTTATTTATGTGCATACCATGTGGGAgcaaggattatattaaagaataattatattactattaatatattttttttttattgaattaaagtttgatcaattagtgttgtattttttagaaaaatcttCTAGTAgcactatgacttgctcatttggtataAGACTTGAAAATGTTTTGATAGATTTCACAACTTATGAAATTTTTATATctataaaaaatatataacttaaaaaatttaaattatatgcccaaacatgatttcaaaacTCCGAAatccaaacaaaaaaaaagtagcGTAAGTGTCCTTtatgaagttaaaaaaaaaaaaaaaacataaataaaataaGTTGGGTTTCTCGGTCACATCAAATCAGAAGGACAAGAATGATCATACAATATAGCGACACAGAATCACAATTCAAGATTCATTCGCATTAAACAAAATTCCCCAAATCTTGGCCAAGAACTAACTAATCTCCTAAAAACTCCCCCAAAAAcccatcaaaaaaaaaataaaaaaaatcatggaAATGGCACAAACAGACCCTGAAGGCATTGATGGAATTCGTATGACCTGGAATTCTTGGCCAAGAACTAAAGTTGAATCTTCCAAAAACATAATCCCAATTGCTTCTTCAATTCACTTACTTCATCCTTCACCAAATCTACCTACTTTACCTTACACTCCCTTACGTTGTAGAACATGTTCTTCAATCTTAAACCCCTTTTGTCGTGTCGATTTTCAAGCCTTAATTTGGATCTGTCCCTTTTGTTTCCAACGTAACCATTTCCCTCAACATTACTCTGGTATATCAGAAACTAATGTCCCTGCTGAACTTTACCCTCAATTCACCACCATCCAATACGGGTCGGGTCAAAATCAGGTCTTGGGTGGTGGGTCGGGTCAGGTGTATGTGTTTGTGTTGGATACATGTGTGTTGGAGGAGGAATTGGAGTATGCGAAATCGGGGTTGAAGAGGGCTATTGGGATGTTACCTGATTATGCTATGGTTGGGTTTATATCATATGGTACACAAGTGCAGGTACATGAACTCGGGTTTTCGGATATGTCCAAGGTTTATGTGTTTCGGGGTACGAAGGGGTTGAGTAAAGATGAAGTTTTGGATCAGTTAGGACTTGGTAGGAAGGGTGTTGGTGGTGGAGCTAATCATGGTTTGAGTAGGTTCTTGTTGCCTGCTTCTGAGTGTGAGTATGCACTCGATTCGGTGAGTTAAAAATGATGTCTTTTTTGATTATTTTGAGTGGTGTAGTTGTGGTAAATTTTGTGTTGATTTTGTTATTATGTATGAgtatacacttgattttgtgagtTTGTTTCGTAAAAAATGATGTCTTTTTGATTACTTTAAGGGGTCGTGTAGTAGGGTGTATAGGAATAGTAGTATTGAATATGGTGTAGTAGTAATGCTGAGATTAGTTATGTTGGCATTATTTTATATTGACCGTTTGGTTTTGTTGTATTAACTAgcatgcattgcataatttctaaATAATACTGAGTATAAGTTTAAAATTAGTACTGATATTGTTAATGCTATGGTTTACTATGTATAATaatagtactgaatagggtgtGTGTATAAGTAACACTGGTATTAGTTGTACCAGATTTAAATTTGCAACCAAACATTGTAATAAACTTAGTACCAGTATTATTCTACCTAATAgaccctaccaaacgaccccataaatgatttagttgtggtaaATTTAGTGTTGCTTCTGTTCTTGTGTGTTGTTCTTTGTAGTTGTTAGAGGAATTGGATACGGATCAATGGCCCGTGCCACCTGGAAACAGGGCATCGCGATGCACCGGGGTGGCGTTGAGTGTGGCAGCTGGTTTGCTTGGTGCTTGTATGGCTGGTGCGGGTGCTCGGATTGTTGCATTAGTTGGGGGTCCTTGCACTGAAGGACCGGGAGCGGTGAGTTTTTGACTTTGTTTTCACTCTATTTTATACTTAGAGCtagtttggccaagcttctgggAAGGCAAAAGTGGTTATTATAGAGAACTGAGGCGTTTGGCAAAGCTTTTTAGAGATAAAATAAGCGGTTTTGAGTAGTATCAAAAGCTATTTTTGAGAAGTTAAAAAAGTTGTTTTTTGCGGTAAGCACTTTTGGAACCTTGGCCAAGCACAAATTCTTGCTCTAATGTTGGCAAAAACTCTTTTCAAtttgattagccaaacacaaactgctaatcttcaaaagtacttttttgagaAACACTTCTGAGTAAAAGCACTTTTCAAAAGAAGCTGATTTTGAAAGGTTAGCCAAACAGACTATTAGTCATCTACGGACTTCTAGTATCCTAAGAAGTCACAGGGGCATTTGCTTATCGACTGATGACATGATTGTGCACAATCTGATCATAGTTTTGAATTCATGTAGTGTATTTAATTTTGATTCTTCTTGAAAGGAGGGATTTTTAATTTCTCATGCTGCAAATCACTTCAAGGGAATCATTTCTAGCTCTcatcagtgttatcaaaagcgaaaagcgcaaaaaagctctaaggtcaactggggctttaagcgcaaagcgcaaataaagcgtgggctttaatgaaaaaaagcgcaatggtacaataatacaaatatatatatattttttttttgatgaagcaaatatatatatgtttagtccaagattaataataataagcatgaataacaaatatatggacaaagaaattgtaaaaatattacgataaagtgaaatatcaatcatctagtgtcacctcatcaagagaggctcattggcaaggaaaaacatgtcttagagccttgatgacgacactgaagcgcacataaagcgaggtgaagcgctcaacatgttttgagcctcgcttcagggcttaagcgcgcctttgataacactggCTCTCATATAGCCACCAATAAACATTTTCACCAATCTTTGTCTTGTATTTCACACACTGTTTAATGTTGTTCTCTCTGCATATCCACGGAGGAGAAGATTTGGCTCATCATTGTCCTTTGCAGTAAACCTCCTTAGCAGATGAGTCAATTACTGCTCCTAATTATGTTTGCTACTCTCTTTTATTAGAGTAGCAATGGTATCTGAAAATTTGGGGAATTTTTTTGATAACTGATACTCAGGTAACTTTTAAATAGGATTTCAACTTTTGGCCAACCAAATCACGCGAACAATACCTTCACTAAAGTTTCTATTCATTTTTCTCTCAAGAATAAGTTGGTATATAGGATATATTAGTGAGTTAAGAAGATGTGAAGCATAAGGTACTTCAACAGCAAGAACTCGATATGCTTATTTGTTTTGCTTTATGGGACTCCTTTTGCATGAGATTTAAACAATCAATTGGACTTGGTCCTATCTGAAGAAAGTTTGCCTAACCATGCTTCGTAAgcgattttattttttgtttgtttttttagaTTGTATCGAAAGATATATCCGAACCTGTTCGTTCTCATAAAGATCTTCACAAGGATGCTGCACCCTTTTTCAAAAAGGCCGTCCACTTCTATGAGGAACTTGCAAAGCAACTCGTCAGTCAGGGTCACATCTTAGACGTTTTTGCTTCAGCACTTGATCAGGTTTGTCTCGATCAGCCACTAGTCTCCATGAAATGTGTGTTGTTTGTCGTACAAGCTTTTGAAGCAAGATACTGGTGCATATGAAGCATTTTATCCTGGACAGTATTTAGTCATCTGGgtttatttgtttatttgttaaatgaTCCAAAATATAAAATAATGTGTAATCATTTTTTACTTACACATTAATAAGAGATGTTATTCTTGACTAATATTGGTTTTTCAGGTTGGAGTTGCGGAGATGAAAGTAGCTATTGAAAAGACTGGAGGACTAGTCGTTCTTGCTGAAAGCTTTGGGCATTCTGTATTTAAAGATTCTTTCAAGCGTGTATTTGAAGATGGTGAACAGTCTCTTGGGCTTTGCTTCAAGTGAGCCTTTTGACATGTCATTCCTTTTCTTTCGTGTTAAAGGATTGTGATTTATCTAAGTATGGTAATAACTGTTGAAATATTTTCAtagatttttccttcttctagcTGGGGCGCTGAACTGTTAAGGGGACAGGAACTATTAAGTAACTCGAAAAAACATCTTTGGCAATGGCATAGATGACTAAAACTTAGCATCACAAATTTTAGGAATAAATAATATCAGAGAAGAGTATATATCAAGAATAGccattgatgatgatattcagCACAAGTAGAAGACCTTGTATGATCGATTATTCCACCAACTACCGTCTTGCCTGAGGATGGAAGATCAGATCACTTTACCCCCAAAACACCACCATCGTCGTTTCCCATTATGCAGGGAGATCTGGAAAACTAATTTAGGACATTTGGTGAAAGGAACATGAAGAAGTCAAGGGTTAGAATGAGAACAGGGGAATAGAATGAAGCATGGATTGTTAAAATTGAAGATGAAATGGGGGACTTGCTGAAAAGAAATGGAGTGTATTGGTAAAGACGAAAAGGTCCCAAAGAAATAGTTAGGGCATTCAAGGAAACTAAAAAATGAAGAAAGTTCTACCCCAATTTGTATAGGTAACCGAATTTAAAACTCAAAAGTTCGTGAAAGTGGTATAGAATAATATTCGTAATGGAATTGCTGCGAACATTTTTGAATATTACCAAATATAAAGAGTTTCATATAATTTGGACATAAGTAATAAGGAGTAGTTTCTGCTTATCTTCGGCTTTCTTGAATTTTAGAAGTTTCTTGTTCATGTTTTGAGACAGCTTTTTCTATCGAAATGATGCACCTTACCTTGTTGTTAACCAAGCTCTTTGATTGGTATGAAGAATTCTTTTTTTAATCCCTTTTTGATCATCTTTTGGGACATATGATATGTAAGAGTTAATAGTAGAAGAAGATTCCAAGGGCCTCATGGTATTTTATTAATGTGTTATATGCTTGGCCTTCCTTTCTACCCTGTAACTTTGTATTCCTTATGATGCCCAGACAACGCATTATCCCCAATATTAAACTGCATAAGCCGCAAAATGCCCTTCCTATACTCTTTCCTTAAATAAAAACTGAAAAGGGATTTCCTTCGGGATAGGAGGGAGAGGGCAGACATCCATTAAGCAAGTGATACCATATTTAGACTGTTGGTGAGATAAATATTTAATGTTATCTTGCTGGTATTTTGTTGAGTAAGTGTTTTCTTAAAGTGATACGTCTCTGTACTGCTTGGATGTGCTTTATTCTTCCTTTAATAATTTGATCATGAATCTGATGCATTAATTTTGTTCTAGTGCTACATTAGAGATCAACTGCTCCAAGGATATTAAAATTCAAGGGATCATTGGTCCTTGCACATCTTTAGAGAAGGTTGGTTTActttattttttcatattctCAGCAATAATAAGTTGACCTAAAATTAGACGGCAATTCAGAAAGCATTTGATACTGATCATGTATTCTTATGCAGAAAGGGCCAGCTGTCTCCAGCACAGTTACTGGTGAGGGAAATACTACAGCTTGGAAGCTCTGTGGTCTCGACAAAAACACGTGCTTGACTGTTTTCTTTGATGTTTCATCTAGTGAGAAGTCAGATCCTTCAGGCAATATAAATCCGCAATTGTACATACAGTTTCTTACAAGGTGCTTGGAAAACTTCAGCTCTATTTTTCCTATTGTTAAAGTAAGAAGATGTTATGGTGTAACCAAATTTTTTCTGGTTTTAACTGTGCAGTTATCAGAGCCCTGATGGGCAAACAAAACTACGAGTTACAACCATTACTAGGAGATGGCTTGATGCTGGTGTTGGCACTGAGGTTTGTAATGACGAGTTTTGATTTTATATTGTCATTTGTAATACAATGAAATCTATTCTATTCTTTTTTTTATATAGCTCACACATAGGAGTGGCAAACAGGCCGGTCGGATTGGATCGGATTGGACAGTTCGACAACGGGTTAAACAAAAACGGATAAAATATCCGACCCTCCCATAATTAACACGATTAAAAATTGGGTTAACTATGGTTTCAGGAATATTCAGGTCAGAACACAAGCTTAGACTCCCAGAAAGCAACAACTCATGAAAAATAATAACAGACAAATGGGTattgataatatggatatccatatttgATCCATTTTTAAAAAGTCAGTTATCCAACCCATATTCAATGGGTCAGATTGGATGGTTACATGTTTGTTTAATCATTTTGCCAGCCCTATTCACACATCTTTTCCCAAGCGTAGAGAATGATATTAATTTTATTTGTATCTAATTTTATCCTTTATCTTAAATTTATCTTCTGACTATTACTTCATGTGACAACGATAATTTTTCATGGGGAATACGTTTCTGAATTGAAGAGCAGTATTGTTTGAAGTAGTAATGCTCCCTTCTCCCGTATTATGCAACTGAATTTTCATTTTGAGATACCTAGAAATATTTTATACACTCGTATGAAACTTGACTCGATGTTTGTTCAGTCATCGTCATTATAGTTTCAGACTCCATCAATTAATGATAAGCTTTTCCAAGTTGTTATGCTGTATGTTTGTGTGAATTTCGTTCTCTGGAAACTATGTGTTCAAAAAGTCATTCTATTCCATTGACGAGTCCTTCTGGAAGGGTTTTGTTGAACTTTCTCGGGTGCATACAAGTGTTAATACTGATGGTGCGATAAAAATGTTTGTAGGAATTAGTGCAAGGATTTGATCAGGAAGCTGCTGCCGTAGTAATGGCTAGATTAGCTTCTTATAAAATGGAGCTAGAGGTATCATCATCATTCAATATAAAATTAGTTCTGCTCAATATTATTTGCTCTACTTACTGAATTATATGTGGATGCTTACTAGTCAACTTTGTCTTTGTTGGACTTTTCAGTTTGTAAATAGTACAGTATCATTTTCTTGGACAAAAGAAATACATTTATACTGCTCCATGATGGCACGATCTTTACAAAAATGTAATGTTAGCACATGCATCATGCCTCCGAGAATTCTAGTCAGCTATCTAAACAAGTCGGTATTTCCATTTTATACCAatgtttcaaaagaaaaaaaattggatcTCAACAACGAACTCTCTATACTCTTAACTGTTCTCCTATTCATTTCCCCTCACAATACACAGAAGGTACAAATGGTAACAACGTCATCATTCGACCAAAGTGATAAAGCAGCATGATGAGCTTGCATATGCGTCAAATAATGGAAGAATTTATTCCTAAATCTGTGTATGATATTAAGAGATTCAAGTTAGAGATGGTATGCTTCTAAAGTTTTTATGGACTGATCATACTCAACTCGTTCTCCTCTTTTTTGTTGGGTTGCATGAAGCATGTCGTTGAATCTGTCTACATGgagttgatactttcatttcttGCTTTTCTGAATATTTAATTGATAAATCCTGATTAACGGATTTCACTTTTCAGGAAGATTTTGATCCCACAAGGTGGCTAGATCGGAATCTGATTCGCCTGTGTGCCAGGTTTGGCGATTATAGGAAAGATGATCCCGCGTCTTTCACTTTGAATCCCTGTTTTTCATTGTTCCCTCAGTTCATGTTTCATTTACGGCGGTCACAATTTTTGCAAGTAATATAACCCAGCCTCTCTTTTTCATTCCTCA includes these proteins:
- the LOC132610972 gene encoding protein transport protein SEC23 B-like is translated as MEMAQTDPEGIDGIRMTWNSWPRTKVESSKNIIPIASSIHLLHPSPNLPTLPYTPLRCRTCSSILNPFCRVDFQALIWICPFCFQRNHFPQHYSGISETNVPAELYPQFTTIQYGSGQNQVLGGGSGQVYVFVLDTCVLEEELEYAKSGLKRAIGMLPDYAMVGFISYGTQVQVHELGFSDMSKVYVFRGTKGLSKDEVLDQLGLGRKGVGGGANHGLSRFLLPASECEYALDSLLEELDTDQWPVPPGNRASRCTGVALSVAAGLLGACMAGAGARIVALVGGPCTEGPGAIVSKDISEPVRSHKDLHKDAAPFFKKAVHFYEELAKQLVSQGHILDVFASALDQVGVAEMKVAIEKTGGLVVLAESFGHSVFKDSFKRVFEDGEQSLGLCFNATLEINCSKDIKIQGIIGPCTSLEKKGPAVSSTVTGEGNTTAWKLCGLDKNTCLTVFFDVSSSEKSDPSGNINPQLYIQFLTSYQSPDGQTKLRVTTITRRWLDAGVGTEELVQGFDQEAAAVVMARLASYKMELEEDFDPTRWLDRNLIRLCARFGDYRKDDPASFTLNPCFSLFPQFMFHLRRSQFLQVFNNSPDETAYFRMLLYRESISNAVVMIQPTLMAFSFNSLPSPALLDVSSISADRILLLDSYFSVVIFHGMTIAQWRNMGYQNQPEHQAFAQLLQVPHDEAQALIHERFPVPRLVVCDQHGSQARFLLAKLNPSATYNNANDMAAGSDVIFTDDVSLQIFFEHLQRLAVQSS